In Vanacampus margaritifer isolate UIUO_Vmar chromosome 9, RoL_Vmar_1.0, whole genome shotgun sequence, the following proteins share a genomic window:
- the mrps12 gene encoding small ribosomal subunit protein uS12m isoform X1: MTTYQVMSLLRGLSSSAFTTFIQASQRAWAHPLASRPMATLNQMHRKGKPKPPVKMPGPTFGQPQMKAVVLKTMIRKPKKPNSANRKCARVRLSNGKEAVAFIPGEGHNLQEHNVVLVQGGRTQDLPGVKLTVVRGKYDCAHVDKKKQ; this comes from the exons ATGACGACATACCAAG TGATGTCATTGTTGCGAGGTTTGAGCTCGTCGGCGTTCACGACCTTCATTCAAG CGTCCCAGCGTGCGTGGGCACACCCCCTGGCGAGCCGCCCCATGGCCACCCTCAACCAGATGCACCGGAAGGGCAAGCCCAAGCCGCCGGTCAAGATGCCGGGCCCCACCTTCGGCCAGCCGCAGATGAAGGCGGTGGTCCTGAAGACCATGATCCGCAAGCCCAAGAAGCCCAACTCGGCCAACAGGAAGTGCGCCCGCGTGCGCCTGTCCAACGGCAAGGAGGCGGTGGCCTTCATCCCGGGCGAGGGCCACAACCTGCAGGAGCACAACGTGGTCCTGGTGCAGGGCGGCCGCACGCAGGACCTGCCCGGCGTCAAGCTCACCGTCGTCCGGGGCAAATACGACTGCGCGCACGTCgacaagaagaagcagtga
- the mrps12 gene encoding small ribosomal subunit protein uS12m isoform X2, whose protein sequence is MSLLRGLSSSAFTTFIQASQRAWAHPLASRPMATLNQMHRKGKPKPPVKMPGPTFGQPQMKAVVLKTMIRKPKKPNSANRKCARVRLSNGKEAVAFIPGEGHNLQEHNVVLVQGGRTQDLPGVKLTVVRGKYDCAHVDKKKQ, encoded by the exons ATGTCATTGTTGCGAGGTTTGAGCTCGTCGGCGTTCACGACCTTCATTCAAG CGTCCCAGCGTGCGTGGGCACACCCCCTGGCGAGCCGCCCCATGGCCACCCTCAACCAGATGCACCGGAAGGGCAAGCCCAAGCCGCCGGTCAAGATGCCGGGCCCCACCTTCGGCCAGCCGCAGATGAAGGCGGTGGTCCTGAAGACCATGATCCGCAAGCCCAAGAAGCCCAACTCGGCCAACAGGAAGTGCGCCCGCGTGCGCCTGTCCAACGGCAAGGAGGCGGTGGCCTTCATCCCGGGCGAGGGCCACAACCTGCAGGAGCACAACGTGGTCCTGGTGCAGGGCGGCCGCACGCAGGACCTGCCCGGCGTCAAGCTCACCGTCGTCCGGGGCAAATACGACTGCGCGCACGTCgacaagaagaagcagtga